TGCTGGACCAATTGGTCTGACAGGTTTCGTGGAAAATATTTTATTAAGCTGGGGTTGTCGATGGTTTTTGGAACGCGCGTTGGTTTTAAGGGTTTGGATAAATATTGCTTAGCCACAATGTGTGACCAGGCTGCTACATAAGTAGGCGACTTTCGTAGTTTAATTGTTTGTCTTACATAAAGTGAAAAGCGTTAACCTAAGCCTTGCTTTAGAGGATGAAAGACTCATTATTTTCTGGTGCTAGATTATTTTTAAGGTTCTCAAGATACTTCATTTTTTTTAATAGTATCTCTCTTGCCTGTGCTTGATGAACTAGTTGAAAGTTAATTTTATCCTGAGCCTTGAGTTGTCCTAATCTATGCAGGTCGGCTCGAATAATATGGGCAATACGAGGATATCCGCCGATAGTTTGCCCCTCAATAAAAGAAATGATGGGTTCGCCATTGTTAGGTATCTGAATACTGCCAGGGTAAAGTCCGGAGGAAATCATTTCATCCGAACTGTCCGTAATAGCTTTTGAATCTACAATGATTGATGGGGATAGGCGAATCCCCATGCGATTGTTCTGGGCGGATACTTGAAAGGTTTTTCTGAAAAAATTACTTAATGCTAACTCTGTAAATCGCTTTTTTTCTGGTCCGTAGATAACTCTCAAAAGTGGTCGAGATTGATAGCAGGGTTGCAGGTTTCGATTTATGTGAGCGGATTTTGCGATGCGAATATTTTTCAAATGAAGGCGTTCTTCGTAACTGATAGCCTTTCCTTTGTTGCCTCCAAAGTGACTGATTAAGTGTGTTGATACGCTGTTGAAAGACTGAGAGGTGAAAATTGTGGCGGATAAACCAATATATGCTCTGGTGCCACTTAGTAGTTGACCAAATTCTAAAATATCTCCCCGCTTAACTTGGATGACCTTGTAATTTTCTACAGTTATTTTATTTAACAGAACATTGAATTGTGCTCCTGCGATAGCTATTGATATGTCACATTCGAACTTAATAACTGGACCAGTTAACGTTAATTCCAATACAGGGTTGTTAAGGCAGTTACCCAATAGCAGATTGACAAGTTGCATGGACAGGATGTCGGCTGCGCCCCCCTGGGGAATTCCACAGTGCATTAGACCTGGGCGTCCAAAGTCTTGAATGCTCGTTTGTAGTCCTGGACGAATAAAATAGATACTCATAGTTGGATCAGTTCCATATTCTAGACTGATGAATATCGTCAAATTCTGCTTGATTGATCGAATAGAACTTAATGATATCTAATGGATCTGCAAGAAATGGATGGCTGCTATAGGGGTGGAATAATTGAATGGGAGTCTGGCCGATAATTTGCCACCCCCCTGGTGTGGCCTGTGGGTAAACTCCTGTCTGGCTGCCGCCGATGCCAACAGCTCCTGCAGGTATGCGCACTCGTGGATTTTTTTTACGAGGACATTCCAGTCTAGGGTTGAGGCCGCCGAGATACAAAAATCCGGGAGTAAAGCCCAGCATATGTACGAGATAAGAGGGTGCTGTATGCAGCTTAATGATTTCTTTTCTGGATAAGCCAGTGTGTTTACTCAATATTGAAATGTCTGGAGCAAAAATTGATTCATAGCACACAGGAATGCGAATAGTGCGGGATTTTCGTGAAATGTTTTTATGGGCTTTAAGGAAGTCTTGAATTGATTGTTGAACTTTCTGTGAGAGCATCTCGCTATCAAATAAAGCAGGGTTAAAAATCAGAGTCAGACATTGATAGGCAGGAATTAATTCAATAAAGTTATTGGGGTTTTTGTTAAGGAGATATTCTTTAAGCCCAATAATATGACGGCTAAGGTTTTCACTTGGCTTTGAGTTGAAGCGGATATCTAACGCACTATCTCCATTTGGGTAAACACTAAAATCGAGCATAGTCGAGTGATTTCTTTGTTTGGAGGATGTCACGATTGTATGTTCAGGCCATGATGTTGTAGGTGCTTGACTAGTGCTTTTGCGATTTTTAGAGCGGCAGGATTGTCACCATGTAAACAAATCGTATCCACAGAGAATTTCAGCGGTGTGCCATAATAGCTTGTGAAGTCTGTACCCTTTGCCAATGCGATAGCTCGTTCTAGGCAGTTTTCAATATTATTTAGCACTGAGCCAGGTAGATTACGTGGGGCCAATTTTTCTTTGTTTAAGTAGTGCCTATCTATAAAACCCTCCCGATAAAAGGTGCACTGCTTCTCTATTGCCACAGACTCCATCGCACCGTTGGCTAAACCGATAATTTTCAGAGAGGGATACTCTTTGGCGAAGAGTGAGATAATTTCTTTAGAGAGTAACCTATCTGCTTCGGCATCGTTATATAAAGCGCCATGTAGTTTAACGTGATCCAGCAGTACACCTGCTTCAGTAGTCAGGGATTGCAGCTGCTCGATCTGTTGAAACAATGAGTCAAGTAATAGATTTATTGGGAGTTTGACAGACTTTCTTCCAAAATTTTCCCGGTCTGGATAGCCGGGGTGTGCTCCAATTTTTAAATGATGTTTTTGTGCATTGAAAATGGAAAGGCGCATAATGTCCCGGTTTCCTGCGTGAGCGCCACAGGCGATATTGCAGCGGGAAATAAAGGGCATGATTTGCGTGTCCCTAATGCAGCTTTTTAGATCGCTACCTTCACCCAGGTCACAGTTGATGTCTATGCGCATAATATCAGTCCCTTCGACTTACACTCATCTTTAGGCCTAAACTATTTCATTTTCAACTTGTAGGGCAAGACTTCACCTCTGAAGAAATTTGCACACCTTTTGATTCATAGCAGTCGCCCAGAGGTGAGCAAAAACATGCTTTCACTTCAATGTCATTTCTTAATGCATTTAACTTTGTCCAAAGTGGTTCATTGGCGGCTGTTCTTTGAAGTGTCAAGAATTTTAGGGATAAATGTGAAGCGATAATGGCTTGTTCCAATATTACTGTGTTTAAGCCACTCCTTGCCGCGAGAGTGCTTTCTCCTTTATTTTCTAGATTGTGAATCGTCTGATATAGATTTTTTTCTTCTTTGTGGCAGCAAGAGGTTAGAAAAGCTTCAAGGTCTGAGTAAGTCTTATCATGATAAGTGAACTCTAGAGACTTCAGGATTGCGGGTCCCGAGCCGGCGTTATGAAATGAGAAAATTATGGTTGGTTTTTGTGTCGCTCCATCAAAGTTTCCTTGGTCAAATTTAACCACAGGCATAGTCATAACTCGGACTTGTTTATTTGCGGCCTTGGCTTGCAGATAAGTGGCATAAAAAGAGGCTATAGAAATTAAAATTGCGCATAATGCAATTATTAAGTTGAGCCTTTCTTTATTGAGAAAATTCATTTGTTTAGGTCTTTAAAAGGTAAGGGGAGCCTTCGAGTAATTCACAGAGGCACTTCTCTTGCTTCAGGGGGATAGCCCCCCTGAAGCAAGACAAAATACTTAGAGTCTTTTAAGAGCAGCATAGAGATTTGCCAGAAAAGTGCCGAGGGGGCCAAGCGTTCTGGCCATCAATTTATCCAAGCATGGGTTTAAGGAAACGCCCTGTATGAGAAACTTTCATTTCTGCCACATCCTCTGGAGTCCCTGCTGCAATAATCTGTCCTCCACCGGAGCCGCCTTCCGGGCCCAGGTCCACAATCCAGTCGGCAGTTTTAATGACGTCCAGATTGTGTTCGATAACCACGATGGTATTGCCGTGATCGCGCAGGCGATGTAAGACATCCAGTAATAATTGGATGTCGGCAAAATGCAGGCCAGTGGTGGGTTCGTCAAGGATATACAAGGTTTGGCCGGTGTCGCGCTTGGACAGTTCACGGGAGAGTTTTACTCGCTGTGCTTCGCCGCCGGAAAGTGTGGTGGCCGCCTGGCCAAGTTTGATATAGGAGAGACCGACATCCATCAGGGTTTGTAATTTCTTGGCAATTGCGGGCACGGGGTCAAAAAACTCTCGCGCATCTTCCACTGTCATTTCCAATACCTCGTGGATATTTTTGCCTTTGTAATGTACTTCCAGGGTTTCGCGGTTGTACCGTTTACCATGGCAGGTGTCGCAGGGCACATAGATATCCGGTAGAAAATGCATTTCGACTTTGATCACACCGTCGCCCTGACAAGCCTCACAGCGACCACCTTTTACATTAAAGCTGAAACGGCCTGGCTTGTAGCCACGTGAACGCGCTTCCTGGGTACCGGCAAATAGCTCTCGAATCGGGGTAAAAATACCTGTGTAGGTGGCCGGATTAGACCTTGGGGTGCGGCCTATAGGGCTCTGATCGATATCCACACATTTATCGAAATGCTCTAACCCATGAACGGACTCATATGGGGAGGCCTTCAAGGTGGTGGCTTTATTGAGTGCTGTGGCAGCAAGAGGGTAGAGGGTGGTATTGATTAGGGTAGATTTACCAGAGCCCGAGACACCAGTGACACAGGTAAAGAGGCCTACGGGGATTTCCAGGTCTACGTTTTGCAAATTGTTGCCGCTGGCACCTTCGAGGCGCAGCATATAGTCCTCGTTGGGGATATAGCGCTCTTCCGGTACAGCAATTTTCTTTTTTCCGGACAGGTATTGTCCGGTGAGAGATTTTTTACATTTGGTGATTTTATCCGCGGTACCAGCCGCGACTACTTCGCCACCATGAACACCGGCACCGGGGCCTATATCGACAATAAAGTCGGCACTGCGGATAGCGTCCTCATCGTGCTCAACGACAATGACTGTGTTACCGATATCGCGTAGATGGGTAAGAGTGTTAAGTAGGCGTTCGTTGTCCCGTTGGTGTAAGCCAATAGAAGGCTCGTCGAGGATATACATTACGCCCACCAGGCCGGCCCCGATCTGGCTGGCCAAGCGAATCCGCTGTGCCTCACCGCCAGATAGAGTTTCTGCGCTGCGATTCAGAGTTAGGTAGTTGAGCCCCACATCTACCAGGAAGCGAAAGCGATCGCGCAGCTCTTTAAGAATTTTATCGGCAATTTCTTTTTGGGCACCTCTGAAGGTCAGCTCGTGATCAAAATAGTTGAAAGCATCGCCGACGGGCAGCTCGGTAATCTGTGCCAGGGTGCGATTGTCCACAAAGATATGACGGGCCTCGCGGCGCAGTCGGGTGCCATGGCACTCAGGGCATTTTTGTGTGCTCAGGTATTTGGCCAGTTCTTCGCGTACAGATTGGGATTCGGTGTCCCGATAACGGCGTTGGAAGTTGGGAATAATGCCCTCGAAAGTGTGCTGCCGCACGGTAACATCGCCGCGATCATTCACATAGCTGAAGTCGATTTCCTCATCGCCACTGCCCTGTAAAATGATCTTGCGGTGCCCCTTGCGTAGTTTCTTCCAGGGTTTGTCCAGATCGAAGCCGTAGTGCTCGGCGAGGGAGTCGAGCATGTGATAGTAGTAGATGTTGCGTCTGTCCCAACCGCGAATAGCACCCTCGGAGATGCTGCTCTCTGGGTCGAGAATCACCTTATCCTCATCAAAGAACTGCTTAACCCCCAGGCCGTCGCAACTGGGGCAGGCGCCGGCCGGGTTGTTGAAGGAAAACAGGCGCGGTTCCAGTTCGTCCAGTGAATAGTCACAGACGGGGCAGGCGTGGCGTGCGGAAAAAAGTCGGTCTTCCTGGTCACCATCCATAAAGCTGATGGAAGCGATGCCATCGGTGAGATTCAAAGCAGTTTCGAAGGACTCCGCCAGGCGTAACTGCAGGTCATCGCGCACCTTAAAGCGGTCTACCACAACCTCTACGGTGTGCTTGCGTCGCTTGTCCAGCTTGGGCGTGTCATCCAGATCACAGATAACGCCATCGATACGTGCTCGAACGAAGCCGTCACGGCGCAGCTGTTCAAATACATGCTGGTGCTCGCCCTTGCGGTCGCGTACTACGGGTGCCAGTAGCATCAGCTTAGTGCCCTCCGGCAGGGTCAGTACCTGATCCACCATCTGGCTCACGGTCTGGGCCTGTAGCGGTTCGTCGTGTTCAGGGCAGCGCGGTTCGCCGACACGGGCGAACAGCAGTCTGAGGTAGTCGTAAATCTCAGTAATGGTGCCTACGGTGGAGCGCGGGTTGTGGGAGGTGGACTTCTGCTCAATGGAGATGGCCGGCGACAGTCCCTCAACAGTATCCACATCCGGCTTTTCCATCATCGATAGGAATTGCCGTGCATAGGTGGACAGGGATTCCACATAGCGGCGCTGGCCTTCAGCGTAAAGGGTGTCAAAGGCCAGGGAGGATTTACCGGAACCAGACAGTCCGGTTATCACGATCAGCTTGTCGCGGGGGATGTCCAGATCGATATTTTTCAGGTTGTGGGTGCGAGCACCCCTCACATAAATCGTGTCCACGCTCTACCTATATTGCTGCTAATACTGGGCCGGGCCACGGACTTGCTCCGCACGGGGCGATCACAACTGCGGTGCCGGGAAAACAGCCGAGTATAAACTCGCGACCCAATGTGCCAAAATCGTCTACCGCAAAAAACCAACCGATGAACAGAAAGCGCTGATGATCCCTGTAATTCTTTGTGGCGGCACTGGCTCGCGCCTGTGGCCACTGTCCCGGGAAACCTACCCAAAGCAATTTTTGCCGCTAACAGGTGAAGAAACCATGTTGCAGGCCACCGCGAGGCGGTTGGAAGGCGTGGCACAGCTACAGGCTCCGATTTTAGTGTGCAATGAGGAGCATCGCTTTGCTGCAGCGGAGCAGTTGCGCGAGATTGGTCACGGTGCCCAATCTATTTTACTGGAGCCCTGTGCGCGCAATACGGCACCCGCTATCGCTCTGGCGGCCCTAGCAGCGCTTGAATCTGGTGAAGACCCCTTGCTACTGATACTGCCGGCGGACCACGCGGTGGCCGATGTGGCGGCCTTTCAGGAGGCACTCAAGCCTGCCCGGGCATTAGCTGAGCAGGGACATTTGGTGACTTTTGGTATTGTTCCGACAAGAGCTGAGACCGGTTACGGTTATATCCGCCGCGGAGAAGGGCTTTCTGCTGGTGCCTGGGCAGTCGCAGAATTTGTTGAAAAGCCTGATGCCGAGACAGCTGAGTCCTATCTGGCCGATGGCGGTTATTCCTGGAATAGCGGTATGTTCCTGTTCCGCGCTTCCCGTTATCTGGAGGAACTGGGCCAGCATCGAGAGGATATTCTCGGTGCCTGTCGCACAGCCTATGAGCAGGCCGCTCGAGATCTCGACTTTACCCGGGTGGATAGAGAGGCCTTCGCCGCTTGTGCCGATGAATCTGTGGATTATGCGGTTATGGAGCCTACGGAGTCGGCGGCTGTAGTGCCTATGGATGCTGGCTGGAGCGATGTGGGCTCCTGGCTGGGTTTGTGGGAGCTGGCCGAGCGGGATGGCGACGACAACCTGCTGCAAGGAGATGTGTTGCAGGAAGACAGCAGCGGTTGCCTGGTGCGTGCGGAGAGTCGCTTGGTCAGTTTACTCGGTGTAGAGGACCTGGTGGTGGTGGATACCGACGACGCCCTGCTGATTGCTGACAAACAGCGGGTTCAGGAGGTGAAAAAACTGGTGGGGAGCCTCAAGCGCTCCGGCCGCAGCGAGGCCCAGCGACACCGCAAGGTGTATAGACCTTGGGGCTACTACGACTCTATCGATGCGGGTCCGCGTTTTCAGGTAAAACGCATCGTGGTTAAGCCTGGACAACAGCTTTCACTGCAGATGCACCACCACCGCGCGGAGCACTGGATTGTAGTGCGTGGCACCGCAAGGGTGACCCGCGGTGATGAAGAGCTGCTGGTTACCGAGAATCAATCCACCTATATCCCCCTGGGGGTGACGCACCGGCTGGAAAATCCCGGCACCATCCCTCTGGAGCTGATCGAGGTGCAGTCCGGCAGCTACCTGGGTGAGGACGATATAGTCCGTTTCGATGACGACTATGGTCGAGGCTAGATCTCCGCGAAAGTTGTACTGCTCCCACTACAGCCCGGCGCTCACTCGCTGTACAATGCGCGCCCACTTTGACGCTGTTCCGGGAGCTGCATGAATTCTATTGAGCGCCGAGCCCTGGGTGGGCTGGCTTCCCTTTATGTGTTTCGCATGCTCGGCCTGTTTATGGTGCTGCCGGTGCTCACGGTGTACGGTGAAGGTTATCGTGATAGCACTCCGATGCTGCTGGGGTTGGCCATGGGTGCCTACGGTTTGAGTCAGGCCTTATTGCAGATTCCGCTGGGACTCCTGTCTGATCGCTGGGGCCGAAAACCCGTAATTTATACCGGCCTGGCGCTATTCGCCCTAGGCAGTATCGTCGCTGCTCAGACAGATTCCGTATATGGGCTGATTGTCGGCCGGGTGTTACAGGGGTGTGGAGCGATCGCTGCCGCAGTGATGGCGCTGGTGGCTGATTTGACCCGGGATGAGAAGCGCGGCATTGCCATGGCCGTGATCGGGGCCTCGATCGGTGTGGCCTTTATGTTGGCGGTAATACTGGGCCCGGCACTCGCGGGTGTTGGCGGACTGCCAGCCATTTTCTGGCTGACAGCAGTACTGGCCGTACTCGGCATGTTGCTGGTATGGCGGGTGGTGCCAACACCTCAAGTAGCAAAGCGCCCTGCGGTATTTAAGGGCGGTTTCCGCAAAGTATTGGGTAGTGGCCTGACTTGGCGCCTGGTCAGCGGGGCCTTCTTTTCTCACTTACTATTGACGGCGCTGTTTGTGGCATTGCCACTGGTGCTAGTCGATCGCCTGGATTGGCCGGCGGATGAGCACTGGAAACTTTATGGTCCACTAATGCTGGGCACCTTTATCATTATGCTGCCCTTAATGCGAATGGCCGAGCGCACTGGCAAAGTGCCGCTTGCGCTGAACCTGGCGGCGCTTGCTCTGGTTGCTGGCAGCGCGGCGTTACTGCCGATGAATGGAACAATAACAGTTGTACTGCTGCTGAGTATTTTCTTTGTGGGCTTCAATCTGTTGGAGGCCCTGCTGCCGGCCCAGTTGACTCGCAAAGCCCCGGAGGATGCCCGTGGGGCAGCTTCGGGC
The DNA window shown above is from Microbulbifer variabilis and carries:
- a CDS encoding biotin-dependent carboxyltransferase family protein → MSIYFIRPGLQTSIQDFGRPGLMHCGIPQGGAADILSMQLVNLLLGNCLNNPVLELTLTGPVIKFECDISIAIAGAQFNVLLNKITVENYKVIQVKRGDILEFGQLLSGTRAYIGLSATIFTSQSFNSVSTHLISHFGGNKGKAISYEERLHLKNIRIAKSAHINRNLQPCYQSRPLLRVIYGPEKKRFTELALSNFFRKTFQVSAQNNRMGIRLSPSIIVDSKAITDSSDEMISSGLYPGSIQIPNNGEPIISFIEGQTIGGYPRIAHIIRADLHRLGQLKAQDKINFQLVHQAQAREILLKKMKYLENLKNNLAPENNESFIL
- the pxpB gene encoding 5-oxoprolinase subunit PxpB, with amino-acid sequence MLDFSVYPNGDSALDIRFNSKPSENLSRHIIGLKEYLLNKNPNNFIELIPAYQCLTLIFNPALFDSEMLSQKVQQSIQDFLKAHKNISRKSRTIRIPVCYESIFAPDISILSKHTGLSRKEIIKLHTAPSYLVHMLGFTPGFLYLGGLNPRLECPRKKNPRVRIPAGAVGIGGSQTGVYPQATPGGWQIIGQTPIQLFHPYSSHPFLADPLDIIKFYSINQAEFDDIHQSRIWN
- the pxpA gene encoding 5-oxoprolinase subunit PxpA, which encodes MRIDINCDLGEGSDLKSCIRDTQIMPFISRCNIACGAHAGNRDIMRLSIFNAQKHHLKIGAHPGYPDRENFGRKSVKLPINLLLDSLFQQIEQLQSLTTEAGVLLDHVKLHGALYNDAEADRLLSKEIISLFAKEYPSLKIIGLANGAMESVAIEKQCTFYREGFIDRHYLNKEKLAPRNLPGSVLNNIENCLERAIALAKGTDFTSYYGTPLKFSVDTICLHGDNPAALKIAKALVKHLQHHGLNIQS
- the uvrA gene encoding excinuclease ABC subunit UvrA, encoding MDTIYVRGARTHNLKNIDLDIPRDKLIVITGLSGSGKSSLAFDTLYAEGQRRYVESLSTYARQFLSMMEKPDVDTVEGLSPAISIEQKSTSHNPRSTVGTITEIYDYLRLLFARVGEPRCPEHDEPLQAQTVSQMVDQVLTLPEGTKLMLLAPVVRDRKGEHQHVFEQLRRDGFVRARIDGVICDLDDTPKLDKRRKHTVEVVVDRFKVRDDLQLRLAESFETALNLTDGIASISFMDGDQEDRLFSARHACPVCDYSLDELEPRLFSFNNPAGACPSCDGLGVKQFFDEDKVILDPESSISEGAIRGWDRRNIYYYHMLDSLAEHYGFDLDKPWKKLRKGHRKIILQGSGDEEIDFSYVNDRGDVTVRQHTFEGIIPNFQRRYRDTESQSVREELAKYLSTQKCPECHGTRLRREARHIFVDNRTLAQITELPVGDAFNYFDHELTFRGAQKEIADKILKELRDRFRFLVDVGLNYLTLNRSAETLSGGEAQRIRLASQIGAGLVGVMYILDEPSIGLHQRDNERLLNTLTHLRDIGNTVIVVEHDEDAIRSADFIVDIGPGAGVHGGEVVAAGTADKITKCKKSLTGQYLSGKKKIAVPEERYIPNEDYMLRLEGASGNNLQNVDLEIPVGLFTCVTGVSGSGKSTLINTTLYPLAATALNKATTLKASPYESVHGLEHFDKCVDIDQSPIGRTPRSNPATYTGIFTPIRELFAGTQEARSRGYKPGRFSFNVKGGRCEACQGDGVIKVEMHFLPDIYVPCDTCHGKRYNRETLEVHYKGKNIHEVLEMTVEDAREFFDPVPAIAKKLQTLMDVGLSYIKLGQAATTLSGGEAQRVKLSRELSKRDTGQTLYILDEPTTGLHFADIQLLLDVLHRLRDHGNTIVVIEHNLDVIKTADWIVDLGPEGGSGGGQIIAAGTPEDVAEMKVSHTGRFLKPMLG
- a CDS encoding mannose-1-phosphate guanylyltransferase/mannose-6-phosphate isomerase, which produces MIPVILCGGTGSRLWPLSRETYPKQFLPLTGEETMLQATARRLEGVAQLQAPILVCNEEHRFAAAEQLREIGHGAQSILLEPCARNTAPAIALAALAALESGEDPLLLILPADHAVADVAAFQEALKPARALAEQGHLVTFGIVPTRAETGYGYIRRGEGLSAGAWAVAEFVEKPDAETAESYLADGGYSWNSGMFLFRASRYLEELGQHREDILGACRTAYEQAARDLDFTRVDREAFAACADESVDYAVMEPTESAAVVPMDAGWSDVGSWLGLWELAERDGDDNLLQGDVLQEDSSGCLVRAESRLVSLLGVEDLVVVDTDDALLIADKQRVQEVKKLVGSLKRSGRSEAQRHRKVYRPWGYYDSIDAGPRFQVKRIVVKPGQQLSLQMHHHRAEHWIVVRGTARVTRGDEELLVTENQSTYIPLGVTHRLENPGTIPLELIEVQSGSYLGEDDIVRFDDDYGRG
- a CDS encoding MFS transporter produces the protein MNSIERRALGGLASLYVFRMLGLFMVLPVLTVYGEGYRDSTPMLLGLAMGAYGLSQALLQIPLGLLSDRWGRKPVIYTGLALFALGSIVAAQTDSVYGLIVGRVLQGCGAIAAAVMALVADLTRDEKRGIAMAVIGASIGVAFMLAVILGPALAGVGGLPAIFWLTAVLAVLGMLLVWRVVPTPQVAKRPAVFKGGFRKVLGSGLTWRLVSGAFFSHLLLTALFVALPLVLVDRLDWPADEHWKLYGPLMLGTFIIMLPLMRMAERTGKVPLALNLAALALVAGSAALLPMNGTITVVLLLSIFFVGFNLLEALLPAQLTRKAPEDARGAASGLYATLQFFGTFVGGSLGGYLYGLGGTSAVAGLGFAVVAIWILLWWALRERLSDIREGSAY